From Cygnus atratus isolate AKBS03 ecotype Queensland, Australia chromosome 1, CAtr_DNAZoo_HiC_assembly, whole genome shotgun sequence, the proteins below share one genomic window:
- the CREG1 gene encoding protein CREG1 isoform X1 translates to MVAVLLLLLCAAALAARGALLPPPEEAARVARVVLHSCDWGALATLSAQDGLRGHPFANVFSLSDGVPGPGGGSGVPYLYLTDMEISVRDLRVNSNASLTVSLAQTPYCKKHKYDPQNPLCAHIIFCGSVVKVNDSEAAIAKKALFSRHPEMESWPKDHNWFFAKFNITNIWVLDYFGGLKIVTPEEYYSVKP, encoded by the exons ATGGtggcggtgctgctgctgctgctgtgcgcGGCCGCGCTGGCGGCCCGCGGggcgctgctgccgccgccggaGGAGGCGGCGCGCGTGGCGCGCGTGGTGCTGCACAGCTGCGACTGGGGCGCGCTGGCCACGCTGTCGGCGCAGGACGGGCTGCGCGGCCACCCCTTCGCCAACGTCTTCTCCCTCAGCGACGGCGTgcccgggcccggcggcggcagcggcgtCCCCTACCTCTACCTCACCGACATGGAGATCTCCGTCAGGGACCTGCGG GTCAATTCAAATGCCTCCTTAACTGTGTCTTTGGCACAGACTCCTTACTGCAAGAAGCACAAATATGATCCACAGAATCCCCTCTGTGCCCACATAATCTTCTGTGGGAGTGTTGTAAAG GTGAATGATTCAGAAGCGGCCATAGCGAAAAAAGCATTATTCAGTCGGCACCCTGAAATGGAAAGTTGGCCTAAGGATCACAATTGGTTCTTTGCTAAATTCAACATCACCAATATTTGGGTACTGGACTACTTTGGTGGATTGAAAATTGTGACACCAGAAGAGTATTACAGTGTCAAGCCTTAG
- the CREG1 gene encoding protein CREG1 isoform X2: MVAVLLLLLCAAALAARGALLPPPEEAARVARVVLHSCDWGALATLSAQDGLRGHPFANVFSLSDGVPGPGGGSGVPYLYLTDMEISVRDLRVNSNASLTVSLAQTPYCKKHKYDPQNPLCAHIIFCGSVVKVNDSEAAIAKKALFSRHPEMESWPKDHNWFFAKFNITNIWVLDYFGGLKIVTPEEYYSVKP, encoded by the exons ATGGtggcggtgctgctgctgctgctgtgcgcGGCCGCGCTGGCGGCCCGCGGggcgctgctgccgccgccggaGGAGGCGGCGCGCGTGGCGCGCGTGGTGCTGCACAGCTGCGACTGGGGCGCGCTGGCCACGCTGTCGGCGCAGGACGGGCTGCGCGGCCACCCCTTCGCCAACGTCTTCTCCCTCAGCGACGGCGTgcccgggcccggcggcggcagcggcgtCCCCTACCTCTACCTCACCGACATGGAGATCTCCGTCAGGGACCTGCGG GTCAATTCAAATGCCTCCTTAACTGTGTCTTTGGCACAGACTCCTTACTGCAAGAAGCACAAATATGATCCACAGAATCCCCTCTGTGCCCACATAATCTTCTGTGGGAGTGTTGTAAAG GTGAATGATTCAGAAGCGGCCATAGCGAAAAAAGCATTATTCAGTCGGCACCCTGAAATGGAAAGTTGGCCTAAGGATCACAATTGGTTCTTTGCTAAATTCAACATCACCAATATTTGGGTACTGGACTACTTTGGTGGATTGAAAATTGTGACACCAGAAGAGTATTACAGTGTCAAGCCTTA G